The following are encoded in a window of Burkholderiales bacterium genomic DNA:
- a CDS encoding adenylate/guanylate cyclase domain-containing protein, protein MSETVQRDSLKPARSGLIRRLASAAVDENDSEIVRLRKTLLLFASGLMNIAAIIWLAVYWWMGLRLPTTIPFGFQVLSALVMLIYLRTRNFGFFRFAQLALFLFFPFVVQWSIGSFVSSSGIALMALIAPIGAMVVYGPRESIPWFFAYVVLTVVSGAFDFFLATGEDYGIPLKTVAVFFVLNFTIISTMVWLLLRYFVQQRDRYEEELARQHELVRAEREKSERLLTSILPLHVAERLKRNPGTIADGFADVSVMFADIVDFTRLAEELAPSQVVNFLDDVFTQFDLLVEKTRLDKIKTIGDAYMVAGGLAGKDDSYVHRTADMALEMIELTRNDPVMRRYGVQLHVGIATGPAIAGVIGSKRFIYDLWGDTVNIANRLMAEAAGGSILVDKTTYRRLSQRYAFEELKEIQIKGKGPMTVYRLIGKSTAGG, encoded by the coding sequence ATGTCCGAAACCGTCCAGCGCGATTCGCTCAAGCCGGCGCGCTCGGGTCTGATCCGGCGACTCGCCAGCGCGGCGGTCGACGAGAACGACAGCGAGATCGTCCGGCTGCGCAAGACGCTGCTGCTGTTCGCCAGCGGTCTGATGAACATCGCCGCCATCATCTGGCTGGCGGTGTACTGGTGGATGGGGCTGCGCCTGCCGACCACGATCCCCTTCGGCTTCCAGGTGCTCTCCGCCCTGGTCATGCTGATCTACCTGCGCACCCGCAACTTCGGCTTCTTCCGCTTCGCGCAGCTCGCGCTGTTCCTGTTCTTTCCCTTCGTCGTGCAGTGGTCGATCGGCAGCTTCGTCAGTTCATCGGGCATCGCGCTGATGGCACTGATTGCTCCGATCGGAGCCATGGTCGTCTACGGGCCGCGCGAATCCATCCCGTGGTTCTTCGCCTACGTGGTGCTGACGGTGGTCTCGGGCGCGTTCGATTTCTTCCTGGCAACCGGCGAGGACTACGGCATCCCGCTGAAGACGGTGGCGGTTTTCTTCGTGCTGAACTTCACCATCATCTCCACGATGGTCTGGCTGCTGCTGCGCTACTTCGTCCAGCAGCGCGATCGCTACGAAGAGGAACTCGCCCGGCAGCACGAGCTGGTGCGCGCCGAGCGGGAGAAGTCGGAGCGCCTACTTACCAGCATCCTGCCGCTGCACGTGGCCGAACGGCTCAAGCGCAATCCCGGAACGATCGCCGACGGCTTCGCCGACGTGTCGGTCATGTTCGCCGACATCGTCGACTTCACGCGCCTGGCCGAGGAGCTGGCGCCCAGCCAGGTCGTGAACTTCCTCGACGACGTGTTCACCCAGTTCGACCTGCTGGTCGAGAAAACGCGTCTGGACAAGATCAAGACCATCGGCGACGCCTACATGGTCGCCGGCGGGCTCGCCGGGAAGGACGACAGCTATGTCCACCGCACGGCGGACATGGCGCTCGAAATGATCGAGCTGACCCGCAACGACCCGGTCATGCGCCGCTACGGCGTGCAACTGCACGTGGGTATCGCCACCGGTCCGGCGATTGCCGGCGTGATCGGCAGCAAGCGCTTCATCTACGATCTGTGGGGCGATACCGTCAACATCGCCAATCGGCTCATGGCCGAAGCCGCAGGTGGAAGCATCTTGGTCGACAAGACCACCTACCGCCGCCTCTCCCAGCGCTACGCGTTCGAGGAACTGAAGGAAATCCAGATCAAGGGCAAGGGGCCCATGACGGTATACCGCCTGATCGGGAAAAGCACCGCGGGCGGCTGA